aataaaaataatgataagTTGCTGAAATTGTCATTTAAGTTTTCTCCAGTCACctacagaaataaagaattcGGGGCTTTGCTCATAACATGCAAACTTTaacaaaaatggcaaaaaaaacgTGACAGTGTTGTCCTAATCACTGTGATTGTTGTCTAAGGTCATCAGGATGGCTGCTACCTCCCAGTTTGCCAGTAGATACAAGAAGAATTTGAGCACAGAAGCCCTCAGAACCAAGGTTGCCCGCAGGAAATCCATCCTTCAGAAGGAGAACAGGCACAAGCTCTTTGAAAAGGGCCGGCAGTTTGGGCTGGCAGATGTCAATGTTCAGCTCTCCAAGGACAGGGGAATTTCTGAGCTCAAGGAAACCAAGGATTTGTGCTCTCAAGAGAACAGCAATGTGAAACAGAGTAAGTCTTGCTAtagacatttttgtttttaaatcttagTATTTTAAGTAAGTTTAGTAGCATTATCACAGAAACCTGATAACAGTCAACATTTTaatttgatgaaaatatttaagatttaaAACCCTATCAGCCTTCCCAAGTGTTAAAATCAAGACAATAAAATCCTAATACAGCTATATCCTTCTCACTGCTCCAGTTGTATGAATGAAGCTTTGCTCTGATGTGACTGCAGCAGCTAAAGGAAGAATgcattttgttattaatattcaATAGGAAGTGCCTTTATGCTTACTTTGTCCTTTAAGGTGTGAAAAGCTTCAATCTAAAATACCATCTAAAATATAACTGATGCCTGTCATGTGCTTAAAGTGTGAGTAGCAATGGgcaattttatattatatataaaatcatTAATGGGTAAATGCACagtatgattttattttgaaaatagctAGTTTTTGACAACtaattttcctctcagaaaatAGCACCTGCATATATGCTGAATTCTACCCCCTGCCTCTCCTGGATCCTTGTGGTCtaagttaatattttaaaatgtttttttttggaaatacttTCACCTTTAGCATTTTGATAGCAGAAGATTATTGGAGGATAGTAATATTTTGAAGATTATTGGAGTGCAGTCTGTATGTAATAGTAtcatatgaaattaaataaatttgtcttgattatattttgtaaattttagCTTAAAGTGGATATTCATTTTTCAGGTAGACATAATTCAAGTTTGGCATCATCTTAaggttttattctttcataCAACTTCTGACTCATTTTTTCTCAGCCTGAGTCAGACTTTGTTATCTAAAGCTCATTTTTCAATGACATTGCAAGTGTTTTAATAGAGAAACTGGtacaaataaaccaaataagAAGTTGAAGTGTTAATTTTCATACCAGTAATCTTGCAAGCCTGTGAAATAGGAGTGAATTTCTAGTAATCCTCAGGTGGATATTTGgggaagtttatttttaagttgaaATTTACCACTGAGTTCCCTTTTAGTGGGAGGGTTTAAAACAATTTAGAGATTCCAGTCGGTTCTGCTCTTTGACTTACGTTCTTCTTCTAGCTTGGAAAAGTTTATTGGAAATTTCTGACTTCTTATTGGCTCAAAAACACCTTCATGATTTTATAACACGTCTGTCTTCCTTATCTGCTGCAGAACAAGCCTCAAATGCAGCCACCAAGAGGCTGAACGAGCgcagggagatgctccagcgctacaaggaagaaaaggagcTTCGCaaactgcaggagcagagggagaaagcCAAGAAGGAGGTGTTCAAGGTTGGGCTGTACAAACCAGCTGCACCTGGATTTCTTGCACTTGCTGCTGAGGAACCAGCAGTAGCAAAGCCAAGAGAGAAGGTAACAAGGGTAATATTTCATATCTGAGTTAATTGCATCTGTGTACTCTGTTTAAATTGCTATTTGTGGACAAGATGTGTTATTCCAAAtaagctgtttgttttccaaatgccTTATTAATGTTTGTTATGATAAGGAACAATAAGGGAGTAATTTGGctcattctcttttttaaacaaagctggAAATAGTACTAATGATATGtggatttttgtatttgtgaCTATGCTCAGTTAAAAAACTGGAATGATTCATTCACAAATGAAAGAGCTGCGTTATTTTAGAACTAGTAACTTGTTCATATTTAGTCAATTTAGCTTTCAAAGCTTTCCAGATTGCAGACTTGACCCATTTTGCACAGAGAtgttgtttttcacatttatgCTTCTTGCTCAGTCTCTCAGTgacaaggggaaaaaggagTTTATTAACTCTCATTTCCTTGGGGGTGtttccaggcagctcctgctttctctgGAAGGATTACTCGATCAAAAGCCAAGAtccaagaaggaaaaactaTGATACCAATTCTGATGCCAACTGCATCTAAATCCTCTAcggtttgtttttttaagatacatatataacttttatatatatatacttataaaactttatatatatataaccaaATAAATTTAGAGAAAGAGATGCAATTTCAGACTCAGGGTAGTATCTTTACAAGTTTGATTAGATCAGTACAAGCAGAAAAGAGCACAGGTTTTCTGGATCTATTTTTCAATCAAGTTTTTCAAGATACTTAGACTgttgcttaaatatttttcttcattctttttctgacaATTTATTAACTAGCTGGATAATGCATGATAACACATCCCTAAACCAATCTATTTTAAGTTATCCTTAATGTCTCTACTTTTTAAAGCCCTCTGTGCCAAATTATTTGACTTTTTCCTTTACTGTAATCTAGGATAGATAGATGAGGAAAGCAATTGGGCTGCTGAATTTCTGGAAATCTGATACTTCAcaaaaaacctgtttctttCTTGTAGGTCAGTGCCCAAGGGCAGAGTGTGCGCTCTACACAGGCAGGACATAAACAGATGAGTACAGTCAAAGTggctgaaaaagagaaaggtatGGAAATACAGCTGAACCTgaaagttggggttttttcagggAAAGATCCACAGTACATTTTTGGGTGTAGGAAGGAAGGGGGAGATTTGAAGATGGCCATTCCTACCAAGGGCAGCAGCTGGTAGATTATCAAGTGTGTGGCTCCAGGGATCACATGAGCTTGTTGCCTCCATAGGCTGGGGGAAATGGAATGCACAATCCTGACAGTCCTGGTTACTGATTATTCCttctgggagagggaaaagaaacaggtCAGTGGACAGATTGCACAACTGCCAGATGtctcagctcctggagctgggcagaggtTTCTGTCTGCCTCAAGAAGAATATCACAGGTGGTGACTGCTGTTAGAAAAGAGCAAGTGCCTTCTGTGTCTGTCACTTTCTGTGCCACagttacagatattttttaagaaaacagcaattaaaaaaaaaacaaacaacctgtGCCACCTTTAAAGGAATAGATTATCTTGGATCAGAAACTTCCTCATAGCTCACCTCATAGTGATATCCTTAAGTAGATGTAACCAAGTCATGTGGAATGTTGATGTTAATGCAAGATATTCAGTAATTCAGAGTGAAATGGCTTTCACATCATTAATCAAATTAACAAGTAGCAGacctttatttaaataagtttCAGTAGTGCCTTTGGTGAGTACTGAAAAGATGTATTATTAGTGTTTGATATAACaattaaaatgtataatttttgcAAAATGGTCATCcattgattatttctttttctaaatccattgattatttctttctaaaatcgATTATTTGTTTTGTACTGAATCAAGGGTATGcattatatgtatttatacttCTGTGCCCAttgcagggaggttggaatGAGGAGATCCTggaggtccctcccaacccaaaccattctgtgattctgtgtaacACCAATATAAAAGTGTTTGGGAAGTGAATGCTAAATAATTCCATTGTAGTTATTTagtcagtaatttttttcccaacttttcATTCTAGCTTCTACAGAATCACAGCTTGACATTAAAGACAGGAATAGCATTAACAATAACCAAGTGGGGATTTCAGACACACAGGGAATGGAATAAAGAGCTCCCATGGAATATGTCTGTGCAGGAAAATGCTGTCATTTTAAAAGCCTATTAGAAACAGTGCTAAAATGAAAGATGAGTGATTAAGATGGGTAATACTGTGCATGAACTTGtcatgttttataaaatatttcagagccaATAAGTCTTAAGATTACTTTTTTAGACTGCATTAAATTCTGACCTTGGAAAACTTTCACATAATGGCCAGGGCATCTCTTTGTTACCCCAGTGGTTTGCTTAAGCTTCCAGCTGTGCAAATAACCGTGCCAAAGATATTACTCTAAAAAACTTCATCTGTAAAATAGAGAGGGCCTTGACTCTGATtgcagggagcagtgggaagCATTCCTTAAGCTTTGAGTACCTTGATGGACCTGTACAGAAAAACCACCTCCAGTCAGGATCCCTCAGTGCACTGCCTGGATGCCAAGCTATGCACTGTCCCAAAACCACCCAACCCTGCTCATTCTGGCAAACTCATGCAACTGATAACTGCTGGtgcatttttctgatttctacAAAATGTAaactttcagttatttttttgtgtgcagCTCCTTATTAAACTTGGAATCTCTGGGATTAATCTCTCTTGCAGTGTTGCAGACTGCAGCCCAACCAGCCCCAAGTGTGAGAGtcaccagagcagctgcagccaggcaggtgcTGAAACcagctgctgctactgctggTAAGTGAGGCAGAGTTGTGTAGCTCAGCTGTACCTTAGACTGCATTTAAGTCTTAATTATCATCTAAGAAAGCACCAAAAGCTGGATCACCCAGACTCTTGTCTGGAACTCTAGTGCAATATCTACATCAACATGTTGAAACCAACACTGGACAGTTTCCCACAAAACCCATCAGTGTGGAGCATCCATGTCCACATGGTAGTTCCAACTCAAAGAACAAAGCCAGAACTGGTAACAATTGGCACTTTGGTGTGTGGCTCTTTATGACCACAGAATTATTAAATGTGTGAGCAGGAAGATCTCTGACAGACATGAGAGCCTTTGTTCTTCAGGTCAggaatttctctgtgtttgccTGTTTactataatttaatattttttttttcatttacttaaaatttaaacttaaattAAGTTAGCTTAACTTGAATTTACTATAATTCAATCCACCAACAGGATTCCTATGCcatatagaaattaaaaatctaaactCAAATTGGCTTGACACTTTCTTAAACCTTTTAGGAAATAAGGTGacttttattttactatatGGCAACAGCTAAAGATTGATGACTTAATGAGTCTGTTTTCTTGGTGATACATCTGTTACTAGGTTGTTAAATCCTAGGCCTGGTTTTCTTTTGAATGAACTTTTACAATGGTATTTCTTCCCTCTAGCCACCTCCCAcccaagaaataaaacagtcacTCCATGTCTTTAGCAACTGGATTTTTATGGCAGTGTTTTGGTGAAAGATTACATTAATCAGATACCTTTTTGACCTCTGGGAGTGTCTCTTTTTGTAGGTAACCAGTCACAGAGAAAGACAGCAAATgtaggaaagcagaagaaagctgTCAAACCTGATCCCACAAAGGTAGGTCATGTAATAGttgaaatggaaaagcagtAAAACTGATTTAAGAGCCAATAACTGTGTCATTGTAGCTGAAGTGCTCAAGCCTAAAGTAATAATTTCACTAATAAGGAGTTGTATGTATTTACActgccatattttaaaaattaagatcaAATTTAGTGCTcatatagaatcacagaatacttTGAATTGGAAaagacccacaaggatcatcccAATCCAATTCCTAGCCCTTTACAGGACaaccccaagaatcccaccatgTATATGGACATGACTGATGGATGATGTGATTACTAGTCAAGATCTGGACAATGATTTAAAATAGAGAAGAAGTTCTTATTTGACATATATCTGATGTTTTAAATAgtaacaaaaaaccaaaaaaacccactttgcTGGTTTAATCAAGCAGCTGTGAATTTTGTGCAGTTCATTCCTTTTTGAAGTGTATTCTGAATGAATCCTTTTTCTGCTCAGGTAACAATATGAGACACTAGAAGCtaagaaataaacacaattttagGTTTTGAACCACCAAAAAATAAAGGTGGAAATGCTGTTCTCTGCAAAGTAGTACACTAATCTCTGCATTATTTACACCTGAAGGCAGTCATTGTGGTTCTTGGTGTCATCACTTCCAGCATTTTTTATGCATTCATGTGCAGCCAGTTCTGTGCAAGAACTATCCAtaatttttaccttcttttgCTCCACTCTTCCCTCTCACACCTCCCATTTCCACTTTGTTCCTGtaactgcagctctgctttagTGTGTTTGAGATTGTGCAATCACACCCAGAGAGGAGGTAAGAGCACTTGTATCTTCCTTGGACAAGCACCTCTTCACAGGCAGGAGTCCCTGCCAGTTGGTAAACTCTTGCTGTAACCACAGGCAGCTCATTTGAAAAAGGTGgttaaaagcaaaattcaagGTTTACATTCCTAGCAGAGGTGACTGAAGTATAACAAGACATTCAGTGGATTGAAGATgcatattttcttgaaaaacacCCAAAGTTTTTTGGCTGGCTTGAGCTAACAATCTGAATTAGGTATCTCAGAAATGTGTTCTATGTGACTATCTAGTCACTCATCTCATAAGAATGTGaattattgtttaatttttttctcctcttttaatGACATTCTGTGGTGCTAACTGCACTTGTCTTGGGTTGCATTCCTCAGCTATCAGCCTATTCCAGcttgtttttcagtctttggaTTGGAGTACGTGCATAAACTATGATTATTCAACAGGCCTAGTTGGATTTAGAGCCAGTAATTCTGCTCTTGAGGATTTTATCAccttaaagctttttttcctagCTGTGGGAGCAAGCATTTGCCAATTTTAATCATTACTGTTTTGGTAGGTGAGGTGTTCTGCTTTAGCCCCTGGAGTGGATTGTTGCATTCTTTGTAGTGAAATGTTACTTCTGCTCTAGAATGATTTGCAGGTGTCAAAAATGGTTGGACTTGTTTGGTAACTCATGACTTCTGCCCAGTTGTGCTGTTTTAGGAGCTTATTTACCTTAAGCTGTTCCCTTCTTGATGGCTTTCAGATATTCATGTTATAATTCAACCCATGCCTATTGCAAACACATGATTGATTTGATGATTTGATTTGTTTATCTATGCTGTTACAGATAATTTCTTCTAAACATGCAGTGGAGACAAATGCTGGAGTGGATCCAGGAGTGAAAAGTTCTGCAGCTGATTCCAAGCACTCAATGCCAGCAGAACTTCAGCAAGAACAAACCTCAGTGGAAAACAACAATTTTTCTCCAAGGAGACCCAGAACACGCTCCTTTGCTCCTCAAAACTTTGTGTTTCAGCCTCTGAGTGGATTGGCAACCTACACTGTGACACCCATGTCTCCTTCAAGGGCAAATGCTTTTTTGACACCCAGTGCTGTCtggaatttttcaaaatctcCAGTGTAAGATTCTTCCTTCTAATGGGGCCTGAAATGCAAGTGAACCTCTCTGTGGGGATGcaaaaaaccatttttctaTAGAAAGATGACATTAAATTGTAAACAAAGTATTATGGTGTTGTAACACCTGATCATCATAGTTTCTATCATAGCTTAAATGTGGACTTAGCAGCAGATATGGATATAGTCTGTAATTCTCTCCATGCTTGAGGAGCAGCTGTCAAGGACTCTGCCCTGTATCTACCtgcacagatttatttatttgagttCTCTAGTGTTGTGTGGAGGTTTGCCTTCTAAACTATGCATTTTTGTAATATTGGCTATATTTGATGTCACTTTCTCAATGTGTCTTAACTAAATGTACTTTGGTTTATTTccagcaaaatatttgaaaaatccAGTGAAATTAAAGCACAAAATCCTAGTTTAAAAAGACAAACTTCACCTGTTAAAGGCATTCAAGAACAGCAAATGACCACAAGTTTGAAAGGAGAAGGTAGGAAGTTCACATTTAGTTTATTCTATTGCTTTTAATTATCACCAGATTCTGAACACTTTGATGTTTTGCTGCAGGTGAATCAGATGAGAGAACTTCCACTCAGAGATCAAACAAAACAACTCCTGTCTCAACAGCACTTGCAGTGAAGTCAGATGATACAAGAGAGCAAGAGCATGATGTGCCCTATTTCAGGTTTGGGTTCACTTGTTTCCCTTCCCTGATGTCCATTTGAAGGTTCTTAATAGGAATAACAAGTCCTCTTCTAAAGATCAGCTGAATTTCATGGTGATTGGTGTCTGTCAGCTGTGACCTCAGCAGGCAGGCATTCCTGTCTTCCTTTTTGTACCAAAGGTGCAAGGAAAGAATGTAAAATTCTGGAGACTAGCACCTGGTCCTAAGGACCATGAGCTTGAAAGCAGTAGAAAAGAAATTGCACCACAGCCactcagcaaaataaaacaatctaaTCTTCAGCTTAAAGACTGTGGCTTCTCTGAGAGCAAAAAGATAGTAACCATTAACAGCCATGAGTCAGGAAATTCTccaaatccttatttttttctctatccctatattttcagaaacattcttCGGACTGAGACGGAGCGGCTGCTGTCTCAGTGCCTGCAGTGGGATGGAAACCTTGAGCTGGAGATTCCAGAGGATGGTAAGAGTGAGCTGCAACCACCACTGGGAGGAGAGTTCTGGGAACTGAATGGGACAGAGGGTAGGACATGTATCTGCTCTTtgcaaaatagcaaaaaaaatctgcaaagctGTACCAGAGAAAATTCAGAGGTGTCTGCCCCAAAATACAGGAAGTTTCCTATTCCTAAAATTTGTGTAGCAGTTGCTGTGATGGTGATTGATAAAGTAAACAAAGTGCACATCAAAATAGTTGTTCTATTGCTCTGAAGTGTATTTAAATGTATGAACTTTAACCAAGctgatttttagaaataaaattagtttttaagGTGGAATAAGTGTCCTTATCTGGGAAAATATAGATGACTCCAGCAATACATATCTTTAAGACTTGagagagtaattttttttttgaaagaagcaACTTGAGAGCATTTCAGTGGACGGGAAGGCTCCATCTGAATTAAATTACAGGTTTGCAATAGATGGGACAACAAATTCCAGACTTCTTACTTATCTAAAAtgtcctgtatttttttcttgttgctaCCAGCTAAAGACCTGATTCGTACCACAGTTGGTCAGACAAGGCTGCTCATAGGAGAAAGGTTCAAACAGTTTGAAGGACTGGTTGATAATTGTGAATTTAAACGaggtgaaaaagaaacaacatgtACAGACCTGGATGGATTTTGGGATATGATTAGTTTTCAGGTATGTACTTGCATGCTAACTTAGTAAGATAAAACTGATGGAGTTATTTATGAACCAAGtattgaaactttttttttttaatatccagggtctatttttttatctttaatgtaaaaaaatgcaTGCCCTTGTTTTAATACTTTGTGACAGTGAATAGTTGCAGTTGGGATACTATGATTTATAATTCTTGGACCaatttttctgttgtgtctTCTTGTGGCCTGTgtatcttttctgtttctggaaTGAATATGTTTGGCCAAAACTTATTGTTTTGGAGTGAGAATACAGTCACAATGTGTGCCTCCCAGTTTTTGGACAATTCTTGAAGCTCACTGAAAAGTAGGGGTTCCATGCTTCAGTATGAGAATAATACAGAAACTACAATACCCCTATTTAGGGCTGAACTTAGGTGGTAGAAAACCTTtatctcttttcctctgttgaTGCTTTTTTTAGTTTCACAATGAAATATAATCTGAATTATCAAAGGAGCTCTCAACAGTATTTGTAAATCAGCACTCAACAAAGGAGTTTGTAAGCAGTTAAATGCAGAGATGGATTTGTTATGGTTCTAGTCATAGGTTTTGACTTCTCAGCAGAAAGCATAAAAGTTTGATCTGTTTCAGAGTTATTTGAGAGATGTTTCCTGCAGGATGGAAGACTCTGCTTGTTTGGATAAAGGTTATTTTTACAATGtattcttttgctttccttaaatGTGACCAATAGATTGAAGATGTGAATAAAAAATTTGATAATCTGAAGAAGCTTCAAGACAATGAATGGCAGCCACTTGATGTCCCAAGAAAAGCAGTTGTCAAGGTATGAATAGCCCCTAAAGTACATCTGGTATGGCTTCTTTAGATATATtgaatattaaatgaaattcCTCTGAGTGCACCCTTCTCCCTCACCTCTCCCACACATACTTGTATTATTTAGTGAGTTTAGTCCTAGTTTCTGCTTTTGGCTGGTAAGATTAGAGCTAAGAATTAACAATGACTTTTTTTGAGTCATGGGATACTATGCTAGCAAGGCCTTTCTCTCAAATTTAGGATATAAACTTACCCTTCAGATGTAAAACAATTTATCTGGGCCACTGACTTAACTGGAAAGGAAACCATACAGAAATTTGGGAATGACTGCCAGTTTTGAGCAGGGAGTGTTTAATTATAATGATGTCTCATTAAGCCAACACCATGGGTGGCTTTAAACTGCTGCATTTCTAAGCACAAATGGATCTGACACTCTCCAAAATAAGTTAGTGCTTATTGCAAAATAAGCTGTGAGTTGTTTTATCTACTCTTTGGTTTGAAATAATtgcttaataataataattaattattatttcattcaGTTATAATTCAAAGTATAATTGAATAATAATTGCTTCTTACTATCGAGTTGTATTTGCATTGCCTAAACTTGGTGCAGTTCCTTGAGACTGCTTAATTAATTATAACTTTGAGATGAAAGTGGATAAGAAACTCCAGGCATGGGAAAACAGAGGGAATGTGGTCTGTGGGAGCTGCCCATAAATGTCAGAACCCTTCAGGTGGGACAAAACAAAACTTCCCATGGAAAACTGAATGCCAAGTGAGACTTCACTGAGAGCCTGGAGTCTGTCCTGTGGTTACACTATGTCCCTGCCACTAGGAGTCCCTGCATCCCAGTGCTTCCAAAATCTCACTGAatttattagggaaaaaaaagttgtattgAGGATTTTTGAACTGCAgattcatttggaaaaaaaaaaaaatgttaatgttgTCATCAGACTTAATTTAACAGCTGGATGGCAGCCCAAGAGATCCTGGGGATGGGCAGAGGCCTTTGATGCATAAAATTGTAGAAttgctgaggttggaaaagtcATCAAGTtcaaccattcccccagcactgccaaggccaccactggcccctgtccccaagtgccacaacgcttttaaatccctccagggatgccctgggcaggctggacaaccctttcagtgaagatattttttgtgatatccaatctaaacctcctctgatgCAAATTAAGTCCAGTTCCTCTCATCCTGAttcttgttccctgggagcagatcctAACCCCCCTCCTGTAAGAAGGTTtcccctgaacctccttttgctccctgctgtgtctgtggcagcagcacctgtgtGGAGCTTCATGTGTAATTGCTCCTATCCAGAATTTCTAGGTGTGACCCTGCTTTTTACCATTCCAGAAAAAGGCAGTTCCAAATGGAGTGCCCAAACCCAAGCTGGAAGCAGCTGCCAGAACTGCTGCCCGGAACCGCCTGGCTTCTGTGAAAGCAGCCATGAGGGATAAAAtgaagcaggagggagctgctgagggcacACAACAGGAGAGGCTGCCAGAGGTGGAAAAAGTGGTTTTTGAAGCAGGATTTTTCAGGATTGAAAGCCCTGTGAAAAACTTTTCAGGTAGGTGAAGTTTAATCATGATTTCTGTGACCTGAAAGTACTGAAGAGAGTTTAATCCATTTCACTGGGGAGAGGAATTGTGCTGTTTATACTGGCTACAACTCCAGTACTGGACACACTGTTTCAACCAGTGACTAATTTCATCCAAAGTAAGCTGGTGTACATGAATGTGCTGATTTGAGTGGTTATGGCAGCATGAAATCCCTGC
This sequence is a window from Parus major isolate Abel chromosome 5, Parus_major1.1, whole genome shotgun sequence. Protein-coding genes within it:
- the DLGAP5 gene encoding disks large-associated protein 5, yielding MAATSQFASRYKKNLSTEALRTKVARRKSILQKENRHKLFEKGRQFGLADVNVQLSKDRGISELKETKDLCSQENSNVKQKQASNAATKRLNERREMLQRYKEEKELRKLQEQREKAKKEVFKVGLYKPAAPGFLALAAEEPAVAKPREKAAPAFSGRITRSKAKIQEGKTMIPILMPTASKSSTVSAQGQSVRSTQAGHKQMSTVKVAEKEKVLQTAAQPAPSVRVTRAAAARQVLKPAAATAGNQSQRKTANVGKQKKAVKPDPTKIISSKHAVETNAGVDPGVKSSAADSKHSMPAELQQEQTSVENNNFSPRRPRTRSFAPQNFVFQPLSGLATYTVTPMSPSRANAFLTPSAVWNFSKSPVKIFEKSSEIKAQNPSLKRQTSPVKGIQEQQMTTSLKGEGESDERTSTQRSNKTTPVSTALAVKSDDTREQEHDVPYFRNILRTETERLLSQCLQWDGNLELEIPEDAKDLIRTTVGQTRLLIGERFKQFEGLVDNCEFKRGEKETTCTDLDGFWDMISFQIEDVNKKFDNLKKLQDNEWQPLDVPRKAVVKKKAVPNGVPKPKLEAAARTAARNRLASVKAAMRDKMKQEGAAEGTQQERLPEVEKVVFEAGFFRIESPVKNFSGLLPRTPGKLANPRSSFTSLLLNVPSPLRDPEDAPAKQTPSSLKDFHPAESLKRDQLPTESTPPLDKPSDGLEQSLSVVAEETCLVAITAEGNKVLGSSSSESKAMDGMEEMELSAAENQGQDIIMCSPEKETNFAQSGEPQIHQTDVSCNDLTLIDRNPFDMPMLDAELPFTPVKTKAQKFAAAEVFSDLIVFSPVGPSGDQ